In the Bombus pyrosoma isolate SC7728 linkage group LG15, ASM1482585v1, whole genome shotgun sequence genome, one interval contains:
- the LOC122575792 gene encoding arginine kinase translates to MGGCTSKDTTSNDDKKNSNMVDQAVLDKLEAGFSKVAGSDSKSLLKKYLSKEVFDQLKTKKTSFGSTLLDVIQSGVENLDSGVGIYAPDADSYTVFADLFDPIIEDYHGGFKKTDKHPPKDFGDVDSLGNLDPAGEFIVSTRVRCGRSLEGYPFNPCLTEAQYKEMEEKVSSTLSGLEGELKGTFYPLTGMSKEVQQKLIDDHFLFKEGDRFLQAANACRFWPTGRGIYHNDAKTFLVWCNEEDHLRIISMQMGGDLGQVYRRLVSAVNEIEKRLPFSHHDRLGFLTFCPTNLGTTVRASVHIKLPKLAANREKLEEIAGKFNLQVRGTRGEHTEAEGGIYDISNKRRLGLTEYQAVKEMHDGIAELIKLEKEL, encoded by the exons atggGCGGATGTACCTCTAAGGATACCACGTCGAACGACGA cAAGAAAAATAGCAATATGGTTGACCAGGCAGTTTTGGACAAACTGGAAGCTGGCTTCTCCAAAGTGGCTGGCTCTGACAGCAAATCTCTGCTGAAGAAGTATCTGTCCAAAGAGGTCTTCGATCAACTGAAGACAAAGAAGACTTCCTTTGGATCCACCCTCCTTGATGTGATCCAGTCTGGTGTAGAGAATCTGGACTCTGGTGTCGGTATCTACGCGCCTGATGCTGATTCTTACACAGTTTTTGCTGACCTCTTCGATCCCATCATTGAAGACTACCATGGTGGCTTCAAGAAGACTGACAAGCATCCACCAAAAGACTTTGGAGACGTCGATAGCCTTGGCAACCTTGACCCAGCT GGTGAGTTCATCGTCTCCACCCGTGTAAGATGCGGCCGTTCTCTGGAAGGCTATCCATTCAACCCCTGCCTGACTGAAGCTCAGTACAaagaaatggaagagaaaGTCTCTAGCACTCTGTCTGGCTTAGAGGGTGAACTCAAGGGAACTTTCTATCCTCTAACTGGTATGAGCAAAGAAGTTCAGCAGAAACTGATCGACGACCACTTCCTGTTCAAGGAGGGTGATCGCTTCTTGCAAGCTGCCAATGCTTGCCGCTTCTGGCCCACTGGCCGTGGTATCTACCATAACGATGCCAAGACCTTCTTGGTCTGGTGCAACGAGGAAGATCATCTCCGTATCATTTCCATGCAGATGGGCGGTGATCTTGGACAg gtCTACCGTCGTCTGGTGAGCGCCGTGAACGAGATCGAAAAACGACTTCCTTTCTCCCACCACGACCGTCTTGGTTTCTTGACCTTCTGCCCTACCAACTTAGGTACTACTGTCCGTGCCTCTGTACACATCAAACTGCCTAAATTGGCTGCTAACAGGGAGAAGCTTGAAGAAATTGCTGGAAAGTTCAATCTCCAGGTCCGTGGTACTCGCGGAGAGCACACCGAGGCCGAGGGTGGTATCTACGACATTTCCAACAAACGACGTCTCGGTCTGACCGAGTATCAGGCTGTGAAGGAGATGCACGATGGAATCGCCGAGCTGATCAAGCTCGAGAAAGAACTTTAA